The following proteins come from a genomic window of Pyxidicoccus sp. MSG2:
- a CDS encoding DUF7594 domain-containing protein yields MRRWTGAVVGWGMGVALAVLAGCGTTHDEATDSTAEPESAGAKEAPLTTQTVTVAAAADAHVVATAATTSYGSSPTLEVDLAPESQAYLKFLVPELPGMVTAARLRLYALDGSSNGPSVYDPPGVRSWNETVTWNTRPQWDGWRIATAGPVASGTWMELDVSSMYVYGGGWVEIYMSADSTDGVTLASSEHPDTTLRPQLVLTVESAEDHPTPAPAPLPVSGAPVSFSPSADTYVSADSATSASGGASTSLLADNSPQQEVHLRFSVQGLTETVQRAVLRVYASAGTDDGPAVYATQGSWSEATVTWNSRPTKVGAALDDSQAIAAGASVDYDVTDLVRGNGDYTLGLYGTSTDGVTFLSRESADTPRRPKLLVWSGAPGAAPTDACLTRTELFSAGTGTAQDTYADEGTPDMTFHHQAALRVDSEPRAESFLDFDVQLGAGQVRRVLLRLYSVDGTGNGPRLFRAAPFDAAATDWSHRPAVTGSALGDLGAVARDAWVEYDVTDVVTASGRYTFALLPDSTDGARFVSSEAQEKGIISGAPQLVVVYETGAFCSYRGTQPSGTTAWARQSGGPLAERSVHIAPAPGGGFAALSTVEQTPAAPYSLAQTNVITLHRADGSVAWTRSFAQAGVELSRVTVTALGNVLVAGSYSGAPDLGKGALPRGSGLVVVKLTPSGAVDWTRGFTAWFDTSEGRQDNPMTAYDLATDAHGSAILVGTFWGYTDFGTGPVYSGKPYPYDDEYPNSFVLKLQWDGAYLWSHVLVGSGLRGTLATSVAVDAAESITVGGWSGGDTDFGGGAISGRGPFVARWTSAGAHAWSRVLPVQWSSLTGVGVLPDGRVAFAADFGGRFTFAGQAYASSDPDDYEGGPRDGMLGLLSSTGADLALRQFPRHIFGDLVVDAAGTLVTSQEGGGSGFGLGPVGPASPDTARPTVAAFGSDLGTRWVRVFDALGNRLQLAATQDGVVASGDFTGPFELDGTWYTPLSRRSDLLRLQLKP; encoded by the coding sequence GTGAGAAGGTGGACAGGCGCGGTGGTGGGGTGGGGCATGGGTGTGGCGCTCGCGGTCCTCGCAGGGTGCGGCACAACCCACGATGAGGCAACGGATTCCACAGCGGAGCCCGAAAGCGCGGGCGCGAAGGAAGCGCCACTGACGACGCAGACGGTGACGGTGGCGGCCGCAGCGGATGCGCACGTGGTGGCGACGGCTGCGACGACGAGCTACGGCTCCTCGCCCACGCTGGAGGTGGACCTCGCGCCCGAGTCCCAGGCCTACCTCAAGTTCCTGGTGCCAGAGCTTCCGGGGATGGTGACGGCGGCGCGGCTGCGCCTGTACGCGCTGGATGGCTCCTCCAACGGGCCCTCTGTCTATGACCCGCCGGGCGTCCGCAGCTGGAACGAGACGGTGACGTGGAACACCCGCCCGCAGTGGGACGGCTGGCGGATAGCGACCGCGGGGCCCGTGGCCAGCGGTACCTGGATGGAGTTGGACGTCTCGAGCATGTACGTCTACGGGGGCGGCTGGGTCGAAATCTACATGTCCGCGGACAGCACGGACGGCGTGACGCTGGCCTCCAGCGAGCACCCCGACACGACGCTCCGCCCGCAGCTCGTCCTCACGGTGGAGTCCGCCGAGGACCACCCGACGCCCGCCCCCGCGCCGCTGCCGGTGTCCGGCGCCCCCGTGAGCTTCTCGCCGAGCGCGGACACGTACGTCTCCGCGGACAGCGCGACCTCCGCCAGCGGTGGCGCCTCCACGTCGTTGCTCGCGGACAACTCGCCGCAGCAGGAGGTGCACCTGCGCTTCTCGGTGCAGGGGCTGACGGAGACGGTGCAGCGCGCGGTGCTGCGCGTGTACGCCAGCGCGGGCACGGATGACGGCCCGGCGGTGTACGCAACGCAGGGGAGCTGGAGCGAGGCCACCGTCACCTGGAACAGCCGCCCCACGAAGGTGGGCGCGGCGCTGGACGACTCGCAGGCCATCGCCGCGGGCGCGTCCGTGGACTACGACGTGACGGACCTCGTGCGCGGCAATGGTGACTACACGCTCGGGCTCTACGGGACGTCCACCGACGGGGTGACGTTCCTGTCGCGTGAGAGCGCGGACACCCCGCGTCGCCCGAAGCTCCTCGTCTGGTCGGGCGCGCCCGGGGCCGCGCCCACGGATGCGTGCCTGACGCGCACGGAGCTCTTCTCCGCCGGGACGGGCACGGCGCAGGACACGTACGCCGACGAGGGCACGCCGGACATGACGTTCCACCACCAGGCGGCGCTGCGGGTGGACTCGGAGCCGCGCGCGGAGAGCTTCCTCGACTTCGACGTGCAATTGGGCGCCGGCCAGGTGCGCCGCGTGTTGCTGCGCCTGTACTCGGTGGACGGGACGGGCAATGGGCCGAGGCTCTTCCGTGCGGCGCCCTTCGACGCGGCGGCGACGGACTGGAGCCATCGCCCGGCGGTGACGGGGAGCGCTCTCGGAGACCTCGGTGCCGTCGCCCGCGACGCATGGGTGGAGTACGACGTGACGGACGTGGTGACGGCGTCCGGCCGCTACACCTTCGCCCTGCTGCCGGACAGCACGGACGGGGCGCGCTTCGTCTCGTCGGAGGCGCAGGAGAAGGGCATCATCTCCGGCGCGCCCCAGCTCGTCGTCGTCTACGAGACGGGCGCGTTCTGCTCGTACCGGGGCACGCAGCCCTCGGGCACCACGGCGTGGGCGCGCCAGTCGGGCGGCCCGCTCGCGGAGCGCTCCGTCCACATCGCCCCGGCGCCGGGCGGTGGCTTCGCGGCCCTGAGCACGGTGGAGCAGACGCCGGCCGCGCCCTATTCCTTGGCGCAGACGAACGTCATCACCCTCCACCGCGCGGACGGGAGCGTGGCGTGGACGCGCTCCTTCGCGCAGGCGGGGGTGGAGCTGAGCCGGGTGACGGTGACGGCGCTGGGCAACGTCCTGGTGGCGGGCAGCTACTCCGGGGCTCCGGACCTGGGGAAGGGCGCGCTGCCGCGGGGCTCGGGCCTGGTGGTGGTGAAGCTCACGCCGTCGGGCGCGGTGGACTGGACGCGCGGCTTCACGGCGTGGTTCGACACCTCCGAGGGGCGCCAGGACAATCCGATGACCGCGTATGACCTGGCCACGGACGCGCACGGCAGCGCCATCCTGGTGGGCACGTTCTGGGGCTACACGGACTTCGGCACCGGCCCGGTGTACTCGGGCAAGCCCTACCCGTACGACGACGAGTACCCGAACTCCTTCGTCCTGAAGCTCCAGTGGGACGGCGCGTACCTCTGGTCTCACGTGCTGGTGGGCAGCGGCCTGCGCGGGACGCTGGCGACGAGCGTCGCCGTGGACGCCGCGGAGAGCATCACCGTCGGTGGCTGGTCGGGGGGCGACACGGACTTTGGCGGGGGCGCCATCTCCGGGCGCGGTCCCTTCGTGGCGCGGTGGACGTCGGCCGGCGCGCACGCCTGGTCCCGCGTCCTTCCGGTCCAATGGAGCAGCCTGACGGGCGTGGGCGTACTGCCGGATGGGCGCGTCGCGTTCGCGGCCGACTTCGGGGGCCGCTTCACGTTCGCCGGCCAGGCGTACGCCAGCAGCGACCCGGACGACTACGAGGGCGGCCCGCGCGACGGCATGCTGGGGCTGCTCTCCAGCACGGGCGCCGACCTCGCGCTGCGCCAGTTCCCCCGGCACATTTTCGGTGACCTCGTCGTGGACGCGGCGGGCACGCTCGTCACCTCGCAGGAGGGCGGCGGCAGTGGCTTCGGGCTGGGACCGGTGGGCCCGGCCTCCCCCGACACGGCGCGCCCGACGGTGGCGGCGTTCGGCTCGGATCTGGGGACGCGCTGGGTGCGCGTCTTCGATGCGCTGGGCAACCGGCTCCAGCTCGCGGCCACGCAGGACGGCGTCGTGGCGTCCGGGGACTTCACCGGCCCGTTCGAGCTGGACGGCACCTGGTACACGCCGCTGTCGCGGCGCTCGGACCTGCTGCGCCTCCAGCTGAAGCCGTAG
- a CDS encoding STAS domain-containing protein, with protein sequence MRQPQPESSSTVAIDLERLERVRDVLAMISLGEFDPNQHLIPLDGEDAFSSFEETINLFARQLHASVKENAQSIQKLESARSELEEKLATIERQREAIRDLSTPIIELWDNILTLPIVGVMDTLRSVEMTERLLHRISQGKARCVIIDITGVEVVDTATANHFVKMVAAARLLGTHCVITGISPFIAQTLTQIGVELRGVKTLATLRDGIQECLLHLRNNSALRAFEASGGQRT encoded by the coding sequence ATGCGCCAGCCCCAACCGGAGTCCTCCTCCACCGTCGCCATCGACCTGGAGCGCCTGGAGCGCGTCCGCGACGTGCTGGCGATGATTTCCCTGGGCGAGTTCGACCCGAACCAACACCTCATCCCCCTGGATGGGGAGGACGCGTTCTCCTCCTTCGAGGAGACCATCAACCTCTTCGCCCGGCAGCTCCACGCCTCGGTGAAGGAGAACGCGCAGTCCATCCAGAAGCTCGAGTCCGCGCGCAGCGAGCTGGAGGAGAAGCTGGCCACCATCGAGCGGCAGCGCGAGGCCATCCGGGACTTGTCCACGCCCATCATCGAGCTGTGGGACAACATCCTGACGCTGCCCATCGTCGGCGTCATGGACACGCTGCGCTCGGTGGAGATGACCGAGCGGCTCCTGCACCGCATCTCCCAGGGCAAGGCCCGCTGCGTCATCATCGACATCACCGGCGTGGAGGTGGTGGACACCGCGACGGCCAACCACTTCGTGAAGATGGTGGCCGCCGCGCGCCTGCTCGGCACCCACTGCGTCATCACCGGCATCAGCCCCTTCATCGCCCAGACGCTGACCCAGATTGGCGTGGAGCTGCGCGGCGTGAAGACGCTCGCCACGCTCCGCGACGGCATCCAGGAGTGCCTGCTGCACCTGCGCAACAACTCCGCCCTGCGCGCCTTCGAGGCGAGCGGCGGGCAGCGCACCTGA
- a CDS encoding 2-oxo acid dehydrogenase subunit E2, which translates to MAHLELIPKRDLSSFRKLAIGSWKTAYDPTVYGTLTVRMDKAMAYIEAFRQRTGVRLTVTHLVAKAMGEALRRCPDANAILRYNRIYLRQRVTLSTLVVQTDGGKVDLTSARIEDADKKSLREIAGDLEEAVRRVRERRDVALEKGKGTIQKIPYLFLNTFTWLLSFFMYTLNLDLSRFGMPKDAFGSAIITNVGSLGLDTAYVPLAPYTRVPIFVAPGAVKEVPVVEDGKVVPGKVMNINATFDHRFIDGFHAGVLANTLREMLENPFESFDALPEAAEAPVAAVG; encoded by the coding sequence ATGGCGCACCTGGAGTTGATACCGAAGCGCGACCTGTCGAGCTTCCGCAAGCTGGCGATCGGGAGCTGGAAGACGGCGTATGACCCCACCGTCTACGGGACGCTGACGGTGCGCATGGACAAGGCGATGGCGTACATCGAGGCCTTCCGCCAGCGCACCGGCGTGCGGCTCACGGTGACGCACCTGGTGGCCAAGGCGATGGGCGAGGCGCTGCGCCGCTGCCCGGACGCCAACGCCATCCTCCGCTACAACCGCATCTACCTGCGCCAGCGGGTGACGCTCTCCACGCTCGTGGTGCAGACGGACGGCGGCAAGGTGGACCTCACCTCGGCGCGCATCGAGGACGCGGACAAGAAGAGCCTGCGCGAGATTGCCGGAGACCTGGAGGAGGCGGTGCGCCGCGTGCGCGAGCGCCGCGACGTGGCGCTGGAGAAGGGCAAGGGGACCATCCAGAAGATTCCCTACCTCTTCCTCAACACCTTCACCTGGCTCCTGTCCTTCTTCATGTACACGCTGAACCTGGACCTGAGCCGGTTCGGCATGCCGAAGGACGCGTTCGGCTCGGCCATCATCACCAACGTGGGCTCGCTGGGGCTGGACACGGCGTACGTGCCGCTGGCGCCGTACACCCGCGTGCCCATCTTCGTCGCGCCCGGCGCGGTGAAGGAGGTGCCGGTGGTGGAGGACGGCAAGGTGGTGCCGGGCAAGGTGATGAACATCAACGCGACGTTCGACCACCGCTTCATCGACGGGTTCCACGCCGGCGTGCTCGCCAACACCCTGCGGGAGATGCTGGAGAACCCCTTCGAGAGCTTCGACGCGCTCCCGGAGGCCGCCGAGGCCCCCGTGGCCGCGGTGGGGTAG
- a CDS encoding intradiol ring-cleavage dioxygenase, which translates to MHEHDHDDGGLAQDLKLLGASMERRTLLRFALGASLLPLMGCGGSDSGTGTPGDGSCSKIPTETAGPYPGDGSNGPNVLTESGIVRSDIRSSVGTATGTAAGIPLTVTLTLVNASGTCEPLQGYAIYLWHCDREGRYSLYSSGVTNQNYLRGVQETDANGQLTFTTIFPACYSGRWPHIHFEIYPALASATKAGNKIAVSQLALPKAACDEVYATTGYSASVSNLRQVSLSSDNVFSDGSDSQLATVTGNTTDGYVATLTVAIAV; encoded by the coding sequence ATGCACGAGCATGACCACGACGACGGCGGGCTGGCGCAGGACCTGAAGCTGCTTGGCGCCTCCATGGAGCGCAGGACGTTGCTGCGCTTCGCCCTGGGCGCGAGCCTGCTGCCCTTGATGGGCTGCGGCGGCAGCGACTCCGGGACGGGGACGCCGGGGGACGGCTCCTGCTCGAAGATTCCGACGGAGACCGCGGGCCCGTATCCGGGCGACGGCTCCAACGGCCCCAACGTCCTCACGGAGTCGGGCATCGTCCGGAGCGACATCCGGAGCAGCGTGGGCACGGCCACTGGGACGGCGGCGGGCATCCCGCTCACTGTCACCCTGACGCTCGTCAACGCCTCGGGCACGTGCGAGCCGCTCCAGGGGTACGCCATCTACCTGTGGCACTGCGACCGCGAGGGCCGCTACTCGCTCTACTCCTCTGGCGTGACGAACCAGAACTACCTGCGCGGCGTGCAGGAGACGGACGCGAACGGGCAGCTCACGTTCACCACCATCTTCCCCGCCTGCTACTCGGGTCGCTGGCCGCACATCCACTTCGAAATCTATCCAGCCCTCGCGTCCGCGACGAAGGCGGGGAACAAGATTGCCGTCTCGCAGCTCGCCCTGCCGAAGGCCGCGTGCGACGAGGTGTACGCCACCACCGGCTACTCGGCGAGCGTCAGCAACCTGCGGCAGGTGAGCCTGTCGAGCGACAACGTCTTCAGTGACGGCTCCGACTCGCAGCTGGCTACCGTTACCGGCAACACCACGGACGGTTATGTGGCGACGCTGACCGTGGCGATTGCCGTATAG
- a CDS encoding GFA family protein: MKLEGSCHCRGVRFTVETKHPQPFMRCYCSICRKTQGGGGYAINLSGDADSLKVRGRQHLKVYRASVKNPEDARAHKSTGQRNFCGRCGSALWLYDPTWPELIHPFASAIDTPLPVPPELVHIMLEFKPGWVPVHASKGDKKFKRYPKESIAQWHQRHGVEAG; encoded by the coding sequence ATGAAGCTGGAAGGTTCCTGCCACTGCCGTGGTGTGCGTTTCACCGTGGAGACGAAGCATCCCCAGCCGTTCATGCGCTGCTACTGCTCCATCTGCCGCAAGACGCAGGGCGGCGGGGGCTACGCCATCAACCTGTCCGGCGACGCGGACTCGCTCAAGGTGCGCGGCAGGCAGCACCTCAAGGTGTACCGCGCCAGCGTCAAGAACCCGGAGGACGCGCGGGCGCACAAGAGCACGGGCCAGCGCAACTTCTGCGGCCGGTGCGGCTCGGCGCTCTGGCTCTACGACCCGACGTGGCCGGAGCTCATCCACCCGTTCGCCTCCGCCATCGACACGCCCCTGCCGGTGCCGCCCGAGTTGGTGCACATCATGCTGGAGTTCAAGCCCGGCTGGGTCCCGGTCCACGCCAGCAAGGGGGACAAGAAGTTCAAGCGCTACCCCAAGGAATCCATCGCGCAGTGGCACCAGCGCCACGGCGTGGAGGCCGGCTGA
- a CDS encoding YciI family protein, with amino-acid sequence MRFMVIMYPGPAAETGALPEEKDLAEMGKFNEELVKAGVLLGGEGLHPSSKGARIRFPAGGKPTVSDGPFSEAKEIVGGFWMIQVKSKQEAIDWMKRCPATRGEMIELRQVFEAEDFAPSDPSGELRAAEQRLREQVAAKK; translated from the coding sequence ATGCGATTCATGGTCATCATGTACCCGGGCCCCGCCGCTGAGACGGGCGCCCTTCCCGAAGAGAAGGATCTGGCGGAGATGGGGAAGTTCAACGAGGAGCTGGTGAAAGCCGGGGTGCTCCTCGGCGGCGAAGGACTCCACCCGAGCTCGAAGGGCGCGCGCATCCGCTTCCCCGCGGGCGGCAAGCCCACCGTGAGCGACGGCCCCTTCAGCGAGGCGAAGGAAATCGTCGGCGGCTTCTGGATGATTCAGGTGAAGTCGAAGCAGGAAGCCATCGACTGGATGAAGCGCTGCCCCGCCACGCGCGGCGAGATGATCGAGCTGCGCCAGGTGTTCGAGGCGGAGGACTTCGCGCCCAGCGACCCGTCGGGTGAGCTGCGTGCGGCCGAGCAGCGCCTGCGCGAGCAGGTGGCCGCGAAGAAGTAG
- a CDS encoding ABC1 kinase family protein yields the protein MTLFECATRPGRRCGFWLVAARAWRTAHIFWVVTGALAWLAVRTTARLGIARGTAAELGARLARTLERLGPLFIKVGQLLCARPDVIGPEVALALRRLRHRLRAVPTGRVIAAVERSLGRAQGEIFLQFDATPVATGSIAQVHRAVLKDGSIVAVKVRRPGLAEYLAADFRILRLAAWLAARCPGMTALPWRELMDELEGALAAQVDLRREADSNLTFAKNLPSIRVPRLVPELCTSDVLTMEFLPGLVPLEELELSPSERSAAVKAGLRMLYQMIFKDGFVHADLHGGNVFFSASGETTLIDFGLVARLPPDARQRFRSFFFAMATGDARQCAGLILESATQVPGTLDLARYEREVEAMMQRFSGLAVGEFEVSRFAAGLFDLQRRFQIRGSTEFTLAILSLLAFEGVAKVLDPRLPFQKEAVEYLLQLPAQPLDASARAALFAELERLVESGRAA from the coding sequence ATGACGCTTTTCGAGTGTGCCACGCGCCCCGGGCGCCGCTGCGGCTTCTGGCTGGTGGCTGCGCGGGCGTGGAGGACGGCTCACATCTTCTGGGTCGTCACAGGCGCTCTGGCATGGCTCGCTGTTCGGACGACGGCACGGCTGGGCATTGCGCGCGGCACGGCGGCCGAGCTCGGCGCCAGGCTGGCCCGCACGCTGGAGAGACTAGGCCCCCTCTTCATCAAGGTCGGTCAACTGCTGTGCGCCCGGCCCGACGTCATCGGGCCCGAGGTGGCCCTGGCCTTGCGTCGGCTCCGCCATCGCCTGAGGGCTGTGCCCACCGGGCGGGTCATCGCTGCAGTCGAGCGAAGCCTGGGTCGCGCGCAGGGTGAGATCTTCCTGCAGTTCGACGCGACTCCTGTCGCAACGGGCAGCATCGCTCAGGTGCATCGCGCGGTGCTCAAGGATGGAAGCATCGTGGCTGTCAAGGTACGCCGGCCCGGGCTTGCAGAATACCTTGCTGCCGACTTCAGGATCCTGCGCTTGGCGGCTTGGCTCGCGGCCCGGTGTCCGGGGATGACCGCGCTCCCGTGGAGGGAGCTGATGGATGAGCTTGAGGGCGCCCTCGCCGCGCAGGTGGACCTGCGAAGAGAAGCAGACAGCAACCTGACGTTCGCGAAGAACCTTCCTTCCATAAGGGTCCCACGACTCGTGCCCGAACTGTGCACCTCGGACGTCCTCACGATGGAGTTCCTGCCGGGGCTTGTACCGCTCGAAGAGCTGGAGCTGTCCCCCTCTGAGCGAAGCGCCGCCGTGAAGGCAGGCCTCCGGATGCTGTATCAGATGATCTTCAAGGACGGCTTCGTCCATGCGGATCTCCACGGAGGCAATGTTTTCTTCAGCGCCAGCGGAGAAACAACTCTGATTGACTTTGGCCTGGTCGCCCGGCTGCCACCGGACGCCCGCCAGCGCTTCCGGAGCTTCTTCTTCGCGATGGCCACTGGCGATGCCCGGCAGTGTGCCGGCCTGATCCTGGAATCCGCCACCCAGGTGCCCGGGACGCTCGACCTCGCCCGGTATGAGCGGGAAGTCGAAGCGATGATGCAGCGGTTCTCGGGGCTTGCCGTCGGCGAGTTCGAGGTCTCGCGCTTTGCCGCCGGGCTGTTCGACCTGCAACGGCGCTTCCAGATTCGCGGCTCCACCGAGTTCACGCTGGCCATTCTTTCGCTGCTCGCGTTCGAAGGCGTTGCGAAGGTGCTGGACCCGCGGCTTCCATTCCAGAAGGAAGCCGTCGAGTATCTCCTCCAGCTTCCCGCCCAGCCACTCGATGCTTCGGCACGGGCGGCGCTCTTCGCGGAGTTGGAGCGCCTCGTCGAATCTGGTCGTGCGGCCTGA
- a CDS encoding Dyp-type peroxidase, with amino-acid sequence MTTLEELRPWLSDLQGGIVRAHGRTHAHHLFLSFPLSATRARTWLREFASTKISSGWEHLSDARLLDQSFRSVLLTYRGYERLGMPAPQSEAFRHDMRNRAEKLNDPPASKWSQGYQREDIHALVIIANDSRSALTRDVMSFQLEVADAGIDLVIDEPATQLFLEGKPIEHFGYADGISQPLIGGDLIHTRYYRHWDPSASRELLLAHEPGASGHFGSYLVFRKLEQNVARWRQHVEAISRRTNMDRELVGALAIGRFRDGQPVLFHGQPRSTGTTVNDFNYDHDAQGLGCPLNAHIRKANPRRARPQGSGELVPDRRIVRRGMTYGVRPDLHPQARGLPPPATGVGLLFMCYQASIEEQFEHIQAHWMNAPHHPMRGAGADPLAGREGAGLHSPPGKTVDFGDVIHLLGGGYFFSPSLTFLRSLP; translated from the coding sequence ATGACAACTCTTGAAGAGTTACGCCCCTGGTTGAGTGACCTGCAAGGCGGCATCGTGCGGGCCCATGGGCGCACCCATGCCCATCACCTGTTCCTCTCGTTCCCGCTCTCCGCGACGCGGGCGCGCACCTGGCTCAGGGAGTTCGCATCCACAAAGATCTCCAGCGGCTGGGAGCACCTGAGCGATGCACGGCTTCTTGACCAGTCGTTCCGCTCGGTGCTCCTGACCTACCGAGGCTACGAGCGGCTGGGGATGCCCGCGCCCCAGAGCGAGGCCTTCCGGCACGACATGAGGAACCGCGCGGAGAAGCTGAATGATCCGCCTGCCTCGAAGTGGAGCCAGGGCTACCAGCGCGAGGACATCCATGCCCTGGTGATCATCGCCAATGACAGCAGGAGCGCACTCACCAGGGACGTGATGTCATTCCAGCTAGAGGTGGCGGACGCGGGCATCGATCTCGTGATTGACGAACCCGCGACGCAGCTGTTCCTGGAGGGCAAGCCTATCGAGCATTTCGGTTATGCCGACGGCATCAGCCAGCCCCTTATCGGTGGAGACCTGATCCACACCCGATACTACAGACACTGGGACCCATCCGCTTCACGCGAACTGCTCCTGGCGCACGAGCCTGGAGCCTCCGGCCACTTCGGCAGCTATCTGGTGTTCAGGAAGCTGGAGCAGAACGTCGCTCGCTGGCGACAGCACGTCGAAGCAATCTCCAGGAGAACGAACATGGACCGTGAACTCGTCGGGGCGCTCGCGATAGGGCGGTTCCGGGACGGGCAGCCGGTGCTCTTCCACGGCCAGCCGAGGAGCACAGGCACGACAGTCAACGACTTCAACTATGACCATGACGCGCAGGGGCTCGGCTGTCCTTTGAATGCCCACATCCGAAAGGCCAATCCCCGCCGGGCCCGCCCCCAGGGTTCGGGTGAACTGGTCCCGGACCGCCGCATCGTACGCAGGGGGATGACCTATGGCGTTCGGCCGGACCTCCATCCCCAGGCAAGAGGTCTGCCGCCCCCCGCCACTGGAGTGGGGCTGTTGTTCATGTGCTATCAGGCCAGCATCGAGGAGCAGTTCGAGCACATCCAGGCTCACTGGATGAATGCTCCCCACCATCCGATGCGTGGAGCAGGCGCGGATCCCCTGGCCGGACGAGAGGGCGCCGGGCTCCATTCTCCTCCAGGAAAGACGGTGGACTTTGGTGATGTCATACATCTGCTGGGCGGCGGATATTTCTTCTCCCCCAGTCTCACCTTCCTGAGAAGCCTTCCATGA
- a CDS encoding MoaD/ThiS family protein → MREALEPYFAGHPLVRSYVLDEQGALRRHVVIFVNGHQLRDRAGQTMLVGEDFEIHVMQALSGC, encoded by the coding sequence GTGCGCGAAGCCCTCGAGCCTTACTTCGCGGGGCACCCATTGGTGCGCAGCTACGTCCTCGACGAGCAGGGCGCTCTACGACGGCACGTTGTCATCTTCGTGAATGGGCATCAGCTTCGCGACCGCGCAGGGCAGACGATGCTCGTCGGCGAGGACTTCGAAATCCATGTGATGCAGGCGCTGTCGGGATGCTGA